The Macellibacteroides fermentans genome includes the window CTTTCACATAGTTTACAGTACCATCGGCTTCTGTACCGTATTGTACGCACTGTGTGTGGATTGAATTCATGATGCTCTTTAGTTTTTCGTCAACTTCTTCGCGGCTCCAGCTAAGTTTCATCGAGTTCTGTGTCATTTCAAGACCAGATACAGAAACACCACCTGCATTAGCTGCCTTACCCGGGGCATAAAGAACCTTGGCTGCAAGGAATTCTTCAACGGCTTCGGGGGTAGAGGGCATGTTGGCTCCTTCAGAGATTGCGAAGCAACCGTTGGCAATCAATGTCTTGGCATCGTCGCCATTTAATTCGTTCTGTGTAGCACTTGGCATGGCAATGTCGCATTTTTCGCTCCATGGACGTCCGCCTTCTACGAACTTACATCCGTAGTGGTCTGCGTATTCTTTGATACGGCCACGGTACAGATTCTTCAGTTCCATGATATAAGCTAGCTTTTCGCTGTCGATACCGTCGGCATCGTAGATGTAACCGTTTGAATCCGACATGGTAACCACTTTAGCTCCCAGTTCGATCAGTTTTTCTACGGTGTATTGTGCTACGTTACCAGAACCGGAAACAGCTACTACTTTACCTTTTATATCGATGTTGCGTGTTTTAAGCATTTCAAGCAGGAAGTAAACATTACCGTAACCTGTTGCTTCCGGACGGATAAGAGATCCGCCGAATTCTAGACCTTTACCGGTAAATGTACCTGTGTTTTCGCGGGCAAGTTTCTTGTACATACCGTACATATAGCTAACTTCGCGGCCACCTACACCGATGTCGCCTGCAGGAACGTCTGTCTGCGGACCGATATGACGCCACAATTCCAATACGAATGCCTGGCAGAAACGCATGATTTCAGCATTCGATTTGCCCTTCGGGTTGAAGTCGGAACCCCCTTTACCACCACCCATAGGTAATGTAGTAAGTGAGTTTTTGAATGTCTGTTCGAAAGCAAGGAACTTAAGGATTGAAAGGTTTACTGAAGAGTGAAAGCGTATACCACCTTTGTACGGACCAATTGCGTTGTTATGTTGAACCCGGTAACCCATGTTAGTGTGAATAGAGCCTTTATCGTCCATCCAGGTAACACGAAAAGAGAATACTCTGTCTGGAATGCAAAGACGTTCGATAAGATTGTTCTTTTCAAATTCCGGATGTTGGTTGTAAGCTTCTTCAATTGTAGATAATACTTCTTCCACCGCCTGATGATATTCAGGTTCGTTTGGGAAACGTCTTTTTAACGTATCCAATACTTCATTCGCCTTCATAGAATGTTAGTTTAATGTTATACCATTTTGTTATGCGCCGCGTCTTGTTGTAAAGACGCGGCAAAGATAGTTCAAATATTTGTATTGGCAAATATTTGAAAGAAAAAAAGGCATTAAAATAGCATTTCGATTTTATTATTCGATAAAACTATAAAAATGTTAGTTTTCCTTTTTCTTTTTATTTTTATAAATGGGCACAAACACAATGATTGCAGAAGCAATAAGTGTAAAAATTACGGAAAAATCTATTACTTTGCTGTAGCTTAAAAGCATATAGGCGAGTACTCCCCATAGGAGAGTGAGGCATACAATCTGACTATCAGTTAGTTTTCTTCGAGCCATTACAAGAGGTTGTTTATATTAAAAAATAGATCCGGCATATACCAGCAGTGCCAGTAATAATGCTGTAACAATAAGAATGATAAGCAGTTGCTTCTCGAGTGCAAATTTTCTTAAGAATGGAATCTTGCCAACAAATCCGGACATAGGGGCGAGTGGGGCAATTGCCTCGTCTTCCTTGGGTAATTCATAACCGTTGGCCTGCATAACATCCATGGCATGAGGAACCTGATCTTCCATAACCTGAACTTTAATACCTCCGAAATCGACAAAACCTCCATACATCTGATTGATAATTTCGTCTTTGAGGTAACATTCTATCCCCTCAGATTCAAGCAAGCTACGGAGCATAAATGCTTCAGCCTGATTCTGAAAACGGGCAATTTCTACCATTTTGTCCATATTCTTCTTCTTTTATACAAAGAAAAGATTTTTTACGCACATAACAAACGGGTTCATCCGATATTTAAAGCGGCAATCTGTAATTTTATCTTTTTTAATATCACAAGCCCGGATGTTTTGTCTTGTGCTTATCAGTTTATGTTATTCATCTTTTAAATGTATGATTAGTTTCAATGTGTAGCTTTTATTTTGAATTTGATACAGAATTAAACGAAAATTAAAGGATTTTAAACCGGAATATTCGGATGAGACCATTTTAAAGCTAAAATTGACCTTCTGTTTTAAAATTAAACCAACTACATTTGTAATTCACTTAGGTTATTGGTATATTTAGCAAGATAAGGCAAACAGTTTGGTACACTCACTATTAATTTAGCCGGTACCCGCAGATTTATTGAAAATTATTGAACATGGAAGAAATAACAGGATCTATTTCGCAGGTAATCGGGCCTGTGGTTGATGTGCATTTTGAGAGAGTGAAAGGAAAGGTATTGGCATTACCCAGAATTCATGATGCAATGGAGATTACCCGTCCGGACGGGCGGATTCTTATTGTGGAGGTGCAACAGCATATCGGTGAAAATACGGTCCGCACGGTTGCAATGGATAGTACCGATGGTATCAGCAGGGGATTAAAGGCCGTTTCCCGCTATATGCCTATTACCATGCCTGTCGGCAATCAGGTAAAGGGTAGATTAATGAATGTAACAGGCGATTCGATTGATGGCATGAAGTCACTTTCCAAGGATGGTGCGTTTCCTATCCACCGTCAGCCTCCCAAATTTGAAGATCTTACCACCACCCAGGAGGTATTGTTTACCGGTATAAAGGTGATCGACTTATTGGAGCCCTATCCCCGGGGAGGAAAGATCGGTCTTTTTGGCGGAGCGGGAGTAGGAAAAACGGTTCTGATTATGGAGCTCATCAATAACGTAGCTAAAAAACACAATGGTTTTTCCGTATTCACCGGAGTGGGCGAACGTACCCGCGAAGGTAACGACCTGCTGCGCGAGATGATCGAGTCGGGGGTTATCCGCTACGGAGATGAGTTTGTAAAATCCATGAAGGAGGGTAATTGGGACCTTTCCAAGATTGATTACGATGAAGTTGCCAAGTCGCAGGCCACCCTGGTGTTCGGTCAGATGAACGAACCCCCCGGCGCCCGCTCGTCGGTTGCTTTGTCCGGATTAACCGTGGCCGAATCTTTCCGTGATGCCGGCGATGGTTCCGGAGCCAAAGATATCCTGTTCTTTATCGATAATATTTTCCGATTTACCCAGGCAGGCTCCGAAGTGTCGGCTTTGCTGGGACGAATGCCTTCGGCTGTGGGGTATCAGCCCACATTGGCTACCGAAATGGGGGCGATGCAGGAACGGATCACCTCCACTAAAAACGGATCTATCACTTCGGTTCAGGCGGTGTATGTGCCGGCGGACGACTTAACCGACCCTGCTCCGGCTACCACATTCAGTCACCTGGATGCCACCACGGTATTAAGTCGGAAGATTACGGAACTTGGAATATATCCGGCGGTGGACCCGCTGGAATCCTCTTCCCGTATTCTGGATCCGCTTATTGTGGGTGAAGATCATTACCAGACCGCCCAACGGGTAAAGCAGATTCTGCAAAGAAATAAGGAGTTGCAGGATATTATATCCATTTTAGGAATGGAAGAGCTTTCGGACGACGACCGCACTGTTGTTAACCGGGCACGCCGTGTACAGCGATTCCTGTCGCAGCCTTTTACCGTGGCTCAGCAGTTTACCGGTATTCAGGGCGTGATGGTTCCGATAGAAGACACGATCCGTGGATTCCGTATGATTCTGGACGGTGAAGTGGATTACCTTCCCGAACAAGCATTTTTAAATGTGGGAACCATCGACGAGGCAATCGAAAAAGGAAAGAAATTGTTGGAAGACGCAAAAGAAGACTGAGGATGAAGCTGGAAATCGTATCTCCCAAGGGGAGTGTATTTGATGGGGAAGCAGATTCGGTTTTGTTTCCCGGATTAATGGGCGATTTTATGATTTTACCCAATCATGCTCCCTTGTTGGCTGTCCTTTCCAAAGGAGTCATCCGGATCGAACATAACGGAGAAACCCGGCTTGTTGAAGTT containing:
- a CDS encoding NADP-specific glutamate dehydrogenase, encoding MKANEVLDTLKRRFPNEPEYHQAVEEVLSTIEEAYNQHPEFEKNNLIERLCIPDRVFSFRVTWMDDKGSIHTNMGYRVQHNNAIGPYKGGIRFHSSVNLSILKFLAFEQTFKNSLTTLPMGGGKGGSDFNPKGKSNAEIMRFCQAFVLELWRHIGPQTDVPAGDIGVGGREVSYMYGMYKKLARENTGTFTGKGLEFGGSLIRPEATGYGNVYFLLEMLKTRNIDIKGKVVAVSGSGNVAQYTVEKLIELGAKVVTMSDSNGYIYDADGIDSEKLAYIMELKNLYRGRIKEYADHYGCKFVEGGRPWSEKCDIAMPSATQNELNGDDAKTLIANGCFAISEGANMPSTPEAVEEFLAAKVLYAPGKAANAGGVSVSGLEMTQNSMKLSWSREEVDEKLKSIMNSIHTQCVQYGTEADGTVNYVKGANVAGFMKVAKAMMAQGIL
- a CDS encoding putative signal transducing protein, with product MDKMVEIARFQNQAEAFMLRSLLESEGIECYLKDEIINQMYGGFVDFGGIKVQVMEDQVPHAMDVMQANGYELPKEDEAIAPLAPMSGFVGKIPFLRKFALEKQLLIILIVTALLLALLVYAGSIF
- the atpD gene encoding F0F1 ATP synthase subunit beta, which produces MEEITGSISQVIGPVVDVHFERVKGKVLALPRIHDAMEITRPDGRILIVEVQQHIGENTVRTVAMDSTDGISRGLKAVSRYMPITMPVGNQVKGRLMNVTGDSIDGMKSLSKDGAFPIHRQPPKFEDLTTTQEVLFTGIKVIDLLEPYPRGGKIGLFGGAGVGKTVLIMELINNVAKKHNGFSVFTGVGERTREGNDLLREMIESGVIRYGDEFVKSMKEGNWDLSKIDYDEVAKSQATLVFGQMNEPPGARSSVALSGLTVAESFRDAGDGSGAKDILFFIDNIFRFTQAGSEVSALLGRMPSAVGYQPTLATEMGAMQERITSTKNGSITSVQAVYVPADDLTDPAPATTFSHLDATTVLSRKITELGIYPAVDPLESSSRILDPLIVGEDHYQTAQRVKQILQRNKELQDIISILGMEELSDDDRTVVNRARRVQRFLSQPFTVAQQFTGIQGVMVPIEDTIRGFRMILDGEVDYLPEQAFLNVGTIDEAIEKGKKLLEDAKED
- a CDS encoding F0F1 ATP synthase subunit epsilon; the protein is MKLEIVSPKGSVFDGEADSVLFPGLMGDFMILPNHAPLLAVLSKGVIRIEHNGETRLVEVAGGVVEVVGSGIHVCTD